From a region of the Bacteroidia bacterium genome:
- a CDS encoding type IX secretion system membrane protein PorP/SprF, whose translation MKHLVLFIMLGPALAFSQQDAQFTQFHRDRLAFNPGHSGMSGMRCFGMHSRSQWLGFPGAPKTYTAWLNAYIPALNSGIALRLTRDLLGFERNNRLQLMFARHFTIGRGRLGAGAGLNLIQKTLSGDWIATDGTGGDLSIPAPRISDWLTGADAGIWYHGARVYAGLSTTQVTGGTFTEGHVRYTATRHYFASTGARFFIPANRDLEVRMHFLGKSDGVSTSTDLTLEIWWRSQFYAGGGCRPGDALLITAGARIGAFSIGYSYDVTGSALRNHSSNTHELSIRYCHPITIRCKCRSTDNPRKMWGDRTSRHGRCSASAVSFNTDW comes from the coding sequence ATGAAACACCTCGTTCTTTTTATAATGCTGGGGCCGGCACTGGCTTTTTCCCAGCAGGATGCTCAATTCACTCAATTCCATCGCGATCGCTTGGCTTTTAACCCCGGGCATTCAGGAATGAGCGGCATGCGCTGTTTTGGTATGCATTCCCGCTCGCAGTGGTTGGGATTTCCGGGAGCGCCAAAAACATACACCGCCTGGTTGAATGCCTATATTCCCGCCTTGAACAGCGGCATAGCGTTGCGGCTGACGCGCGATCTCCTGGGGTTTGAACGCAACAACCGGCTGCAGCTAATGTTTGCCAGACATTTTACAATAGGCAGGGGGCGCCTGGGTGCCGGAGCCGGCCTGAACCTCATTCAAAAAACACTGTCCGGCGACTGGATCGCCACCGACGGTACAGGTGGAGATCTCTCCATACCCGCCCCGCGTATTTCGGACTGGCTCACCGGAGCCGATGCAGGAATATGGTACCACGGAGCAAGGGTTTACGCCGGTCTCTCCACTACTCAGGTTACGGGAGGTACTTTCACAGAAGGTCACGTACGCTATACTGCCACCCGGCATTACTTTGCCTCAACCGGAGCCCGGTTCTTTATTCCTGCAAACCGCGACCTTGAAGTACGAATGCATTTCCTGGGAAAAAGCGATGGCGTGAGCACATCAACGGACCTGACGTTGGAGATATGGTGGCGTTCTCAGTTTTACGCCGGAGGCGGATGCAGGCCGGGCGATGCCCTTCTGATCACTGCGGGAGCGCGAATCGGTGCGTTCAGCATCGGTTATTCCTATGATGTAACCGGGTCGGCTCTCCGGAACCACTCGTCCAATACCCATGAACTCAGTATCCGCTATTGTCATCCCATAACCATACGCTGTAAATGCCGCTCCACGGATAATCCCAGGAAAATGTGGGGCGACCGTACTTCCCGGCACGGCCGATGCAGCGCTTCGGCAGTCTCCTTCAACACAGACTGGTGA